The following proteins come from a genomic window of Diceros bicornis minor isolate mBicDic1 chromosome 4, mDicBic1.mat.cur, whole genome shotgun sequence:
- the LOC131404404 gene encoding histone H2A type 2-B, with protein MSGRGKQGGKARAKAKSRSSRAGLQFPVGRVHRLLRKGNYAERVGAGAPVYLAAVLEYLTAEILELAGNAARDNKKTRIIPRHLQLAVRNDEELNKLLGGVTIAQGGVLPNIQAVLLPKKTESHKPGKNK; from the coding sequence ATGTCAGGACGCGGAAAGCAGGGAGGCAAAGCTCGCGCCAAGGCCAAGTCTCGATCGTCCCGCGCTGGCCTGCAGTTCCCGGTGGGGCGAGTGCACCGCTTGCTGCGCAAAGGCAACTACGCGGAGCGGGTGGGGGCCGGCGCGCCGGTGTATCTAGCGGCGGTTCTCGAATACCTGACCGCAGAGATTCTGGAGCTGGCGGGGAACGCGGCCCGAGACAATAAGAAGACGCGCATCATCCCTCGCCATTTGCAACTAGCTGTGAGAAATGACGAAGAGCTCAACAAGTTACTTGGGGGTGTCACCATTGCCCAGGGCGGCGTCTTACCCAATATCCAGGCTGTCTTGTTGCCTAAGAAAACGGAGAGCCACAAGCCTGGCAAGAACAAGTAA